The Saccopteryx leptura isolate mSacLep1 chromosome 2, mSacLep1_pri_phased_curated, whole genome shotgun sequence genome has a window encoding:
- the RMI1 gene encoding recQ-mediated genome instability protein 1: protein MSVANTALRVETWLSATWHVQVPVMWLEACINWIQEENDVNLSQAQLNKQVFEQWLLTDLKDLEHPLLPDGILDVPKGELNGYFAMQINSLVDVSQPAYSQIQKLRGKNTMNELITAETQVTQKPWEAKSSRMLMLQLTDGIVQVQGMEYQPIPALHSHLPPGTKILIYGIISFRLGVLLLKPENVKVLGGEVDALLEEYAQEKVLGRLIGESDPVVSAIPNSNQSIPRNADDLDLMLGPSDEELLASLDENNELSANNDTSSERCFSTRQSSFEAGLVISSRPKEKPPNPSVCFIDGELDDCSLAEALLLEEAVQKEEVEAKELQPLTLNRITNEHTARSAHNPNSLNNVSLICRNRNDNWIENSSSEQINEDKSSCFFARDHNSSVFLVHHNVPLAHDFTNNNKNSETDNKVRRTINSSDVHSSNNKILNGELISYVPKKSSQIPNENDHHLQNCSLRLDNSTNLSFTMDLYSPPFIYLSVLMACKPKEVVRVKVKAFIVTLIGNLSGSGGIWSITAKISDGTAYLDVDFVDEILTSLIGFSVPEMKKLKKDPLQYQKFLEGLQKCQRDLIDLCCLMTISFNPSLSKAIVLALQDVNVEHLENLKKRLNK, encoded by the coding sequence atgagtGTAGCTAATACTGCATTAAGAGTTGAAACCTGGCTTTCAGCAACATGGCATGTTCAAGTACCTGTAATGTGGCTGGAAGCTTGTATTAACTGGATCCAAGAAGAAAACGATGTTAATTTGAGTCAGGCACAACTGAATAAACAAGTTTTTGAGCAATGGCTCCTTACTGACCTGAAAGATTTGGAGCATCCTCTTTTACCTGATGGCATTTTAGACGTTCCAAAAGGAGAATTGAATGGATATTTTGCTATGCAGattaattcattggttgatgtaAGTCAGCCTGCATATTCCCAGATACAAAAGTTGAGAGGCAAGAATACTATGAATGAGCTAATTACAGCTGAAACACAAGTAACCCAAAAACCTTGGGAAGCAAAGTCTTCACGAATGTTGATGCTACAGCTAACTGATGGAATTGTACAAGTACAGGGAATGGAATATCAGCCTATTCCAGCTCTTCATAGTCATCTTCCTCCAGGTACAAAAATTTTGATTTATGGAATTATTTCTTTCCGTCTTGGTGTTCTCTTATTGAAACCAGAAAATGTGAAGGTGttggggggagaagtagatgctCTTTTAGAGGAATATGCTCAAGAAAAGGTACTTGGAAGATTAATTGGGGAATCTGATCCTGTTGTTTCAGCCATACCAAATTCTAACCAAAGCATCCCTAGAAATGCAGATGATCTAGATCTTATGTTAGGACCTTCTGATGAAGAACTCTTGGCAAGTCTTGATGAAAATAATGAGCTTTCAGCGAATAATGACACTTCCTCGGAAAGATGTTTCAGCACAAGACAGTCAAGTTTTGAAGCAGGACTTGTTATTTCTTCAAGACCAAAGGAAAAACCACCAAATCCATCTGTGTGTTTCATTGATGGGGAATTAGATGACTGTTCATTAGCAGAGGCTTTGCTTTTAGAAGAAGCTGTCCAGAAGGAAGAAGTGGAGGCTAAAGAATTGCAGCCATTGACTTTGAACAGAATCACAAATGAACATACAGCCAGATCTGCACATAATCCTAATAGTTTAAATAATGTTTCTTTGAtttgcagaaatagaaatgataatTGGATTGAAAACAGTTCATCTGAACAAATTAACGAAGACAAATCCAGTTGTTTTTTTGCTAGGGATCACAACAGTAGTGTTTTTTTAGTTCATCATAATGTACCCTTAGCCCATGATTTTACAAATAACAATAAGAACTCAGAGACAGATAATAAAGTAAGACGAACCATCAACAGTTCAGATGTGCATtcctcaaataataaaatattaaatggagaACTGATCAGTTATGTGCCAAAAAAGAGTTCACAGATTCCTAATGAAAATGATCACCATTTACAGAACTGTTCTTTAAGATTAGACAACAGCACTAATCTGTCTTTCACCATGGATTTATATTCTCCACCCTTTATCTATTTGTCTGTTCTAATGGCCTGCAAACCAAAGGAAGTTGTAAGAGTGAAAGTCAAAGCCTTTATTGTTACCTTAATTGGAAATCTTTCAGGTTCTGGTGGCATTTGGAGTATAACAGCAAAGATTTCTGATGGTACTGCATATCTAGATGTAGACTTTGTAGATGAAATACTTACTAGTCTGATAGGGTTTTCGGTACCAGagatgaaaaagttaaaaaaggatCCTCTTCAATACCAAAAGTTCCTGGAAGGTTTGCAGAAATGTCAACGCGATCTAATAGATTTGTGCTGTCTAATGACTATTTCATTTAATCCCTCCTTGTCTAAAGCAATAGTACTGGCATTACAAGATGTTAATGTGGAACACCTTGAGAACTTAAAGAAGcgattgaataaataa